Sequence from the Ereboglobus luteus genome:
GCCAGCCGCGCATGAAATCGGAAAGACTGTTTTGATTTTTACGTTCGTTTTTATTGCAGGAAACAGAAATATCCCTCTTTCTTTGCAAACTTTCGGGGGCCTTTAGCTCAACGGTTAGAGCAGGGGACTCATAATCCCTTGGTTGCGGGTTCGAATCCCACAGGGCCCACCAATTTTTTGTCCGGTGTTGTTTCCCGCGCGTTCGGGATGCCGGGCGGGTGCAATGCGGCGAGAAAGTTTATGACGTTTGGGCTCAGGGGACAAACGCCGGAACCTTCCCGCCTTCCTCGGAAAGATACGCGGCCAGCGGATTATCATCCTTGAAACTGTTCAGGCCCGAGACAACGGCACGGGCGTTGAAAGCCGCGCCTTCTCGAGTGGTGTGCGTGCCTTTGTCGGCGAAAAACGGCTCGATGGCGACGCGCCCGAGTTTCTCGTAACCGCGCGCGATGATCTCGTTGAGGTCGACAAACAGCGCGCCGGACTGCTCCGCCGCCTGGCGCGCCCACAAGCCATAACTGCCCGAGGCGCGGTTTATTTTGGCGCTCGCGGATTCCGAGTCCCAGCTTTTGCGCGGCACCGGGGAGCAGACCACGGGAATCGCGCCCTTGGACTTGGCGGTGGTCACGTAGTTGCGGATATACCAGCCGTAGCTGTGAACGGTTTCGGGCTTTCCCGTGATAATGTTTTTTTCAACAAAAACGGTTTCGTCGCCATTGCCGCGAATAGTGCCGCGCGCACGCGTCTTGGAGTCGCGCGGGGGCTTTTCGTTTATGGGGCCGGCATCGTTGTGCCCGAACTGCATGATGACAACATCACCGGGGCGCAGCTCTTTCAAAATGGCGTCCCAGCGTCCGTCGGTCAGAAATGTTCGCGAGCTGCGTCCGCCGATGGCGCGGTTGACGATGTTGATTTTGGCCGTGTCGAAAAACGGCCCGAGTTCGTCGCCCCAGCCGCGCTGGCCATTGGTGCCGACGCGCACGGTGGAGTCGCCGATAACCCAGAGCGTCGGCAACTCGGCGCGCTCTTTTTTGACGAGACCCGCCTTGGCAGCGTCCTCAACCGGACGATCATCCGAGGCCGCGCCTGTCGCCGCCCTGGCAAGGCAAAGTGTGAGCAAACCGAGTGTGATAAGTGTGAGATGACGCATGATGAAAATATATCAAATGCAGTGCCGGTTGTTCACCACCGCGCCCACTTACGGAATGCTGTCGCCGACGAGGGCGAGGCATTGCATGGCGGCGAGGCCCCACTGGGAGGCGTCGTTGGTCGAGACCCAGGCGGCCTCGTCAACAGGATTCAGCACGGTCGGGCCTTCGATGCGTTTCGTTTCCAGCAAGTGGCGCGTGCCGGAGGAATCACCATGGTCGGCGGCGTCGTTGCGGAAGAATTCGCTCCAGGCGCGGGCGGCGAGTTTTTTGTCGCCCGTCATCTTCGCGGCGTAGGCGGTGAGGCGCGAGTGGGCTTGCGCAAGACTGCCGCCGCGGACATCGGCGCCGAGCGCGGCCTTTTTCTCGTCCTTCGGCGCATTGTAAAGCGTGCAGAAGTGCAGCCAGACTTTTTTGAAACCTTCGTATTCGGGCTGGCCCTCGGTGAGCTGGATGAGCTCGGCGAAGGTTTCGACGGCGCCGAAAACGGAATCGAGGTGCGAGACGCCGATGGTCGCCGTGCTGTTGCCGGGACGGCCGCGCACGGTGAGCGGCTCGAGGCTGCCGTCGGCGATTTTGTAGCCGTAGCGGTCGCTCGTGAAAAAGCCGAGCGGCATCTTGCCCCAGTCGCGCATGCCGCGAAGGAGTTTGTCGCGATACTTCATGTCGCCGCCGCGCTCCCATTCGGTGAGCCAGGCGACAGCGAGGTTGGCCCAGTCGGTGCCGAAGCTGACGCGCGAATCGTAGGCGCCGAGCGGCGTGGCGTTTTCAAGTTTCCGGGCGGGATCGATGTCGTTGAGTTTTTTGTCCACGTCCAAGAGCTCGCGCATGATGTCGCCCACGCGCTCGTCGGCGGTGAGGTAATAGTAGATGCGGCGGTAGGCGGCGGTGGAGATGCGAACTTGTTTCGCGGAGCATCCCCAGTGCTGGACGTTGTGGCGCGTGCCGAGCCCGGCGAATTGCCCGGCGTGGTAAGTGTCAACCTCGCCGGTGTGGCGCGTCATGGCCTCGGCGAGACGGAAGACATCGGCGCGGCCCGTGCGCATGTAGTAGGTCCAGAGCCAGAGGTCGGGCGAGAGCTCGGAGTTGTCCCACGCGTAGCCGCCGACGTCGTATTTCCAAACGTGGCGGTCGCGATCGTAGGAGTGCATCACGTCGCCGTAGTTCCAGAATCCATACCAATGGCGCTGGTCGATTTGTTTTTTGTAATAATCGATCTGCCAATCGAGGCGTTTTTCGAGCGCCGCTTTCACGGGTGTGGACGTGTCGGGCAGGCCCCAAACGTCGCCGAAAACTTTTGCGGCGTGGATGCGCGCGGGCGGGCAAACGAGGTGCGCGGGATTGCGGACGAGCGCGGCTATGTCGGCAATGGTGTCGCGCGAGGGCGTGGCGGCGACGGCCCAGAGGAACAGCTCGCTCGAGCGGGCGATGCCGTGCGCGTCGCCGTAGCCGGGCTCGTAATCCTCGTAGGTGATGATGAGGCCGCCGTCGTATTGTTTCTTGAACGTATCCATGCCCATGCCGTCGTGGTAGAAGCGCAGATCCATCGCCGGCGCCTCGGGCGAATACATCCAGACGGTAACCTCGGCGGCGTCGGTGTGGGCGTTGCGCACATCGAGTTGCACGGGGTGGCGCTGCCAGAAATCTCGGAGGCCGAAGACAACGCCGCCGCCTTTTGCGCCGCCGATGTAACCGGTGCCGGATGCGCGCGTGCCCTGGTCAACATCAACCCAGGCGTGCCCGGCCTTGGTGCGTTTGCGGATGGCAAAGCCGTTGGCGGAGAGTTGCGTGAGCGTGGAGTCGCCCCATTCGGGGATGTATTGGATGCGGTCAGAAACTTGTTTGTTGAACGTGGACAGCGGCGGGCAGGCGAGGCCGGCGAGTTGGGCGGACTTGATTGCGTTGCTGCCGCGCTGGTCGGGATCGCGGCGCAGGCCGGTGAGGCCCATGACGGCCTCGGCCCAGAGTCCGCGTCCCTCGCCGACGTAACGAACGTGACGGTCGTAGGGCGCGTCGGCCATGGGCACCTCAAAGCGCACGCCGAGTCCGCGAATGAAATCCTTCTCGACGTTTCCGTCGTAAACGAAGCTGTGCATCATGCGCACGCATTCGCCGCCGGCGTAGAAGTAGAGGCGGACGGTGAAGGGGAGCAGATAAACTGCCTTAAATAAACGATGGGCATGCCTTCCTTCGATTTTCACGACGGCGCGGACGGGGCCGCTTTGCTCGACGGTGACGGCGTCGATTTCACCTTGAAAGGCTCTGGTTTTCGAGTCGCCAGCGCGCCCATCAAGATCGGGTGCGTCACTTGTAAGCGCGACGAGGCGGCCATTAACAAGAACTGCTTTGTCACCCAGATCGGCGCGCGTGATTTTTGTAATGAGCACGTCGCTCTTTTTGGTGGCGATGGCGCAGCGGATGACGCCGGTGTCGATTTCGATGGCGTCGGCGGTGTTTTTAATGGTGAGCGGTTTCGAGGGGCGGCGGGCGTGCCGGGAGCGAGATCGAGGTCGTTGCCGATTTTGATTCCAGCGGGCACGGCGGTGGCTGTCCATTTGATCGAGCCGTCGGGCCACCAGGCGGTTGTCCAGGTTTGCGCGGGGATGGATTTTCCGGAAGTGTCGCGGAGCGCGAAATCAGTGTCCTTCGCGGCGGCGCCCATCGGCCACGGCGTGCCGAAAGTCGCGCCGACATTGATTGCGGGTGCGGAACCGTCGAGCCAGCGGATGGTTTTGACGTCCGGCGAAATGGACGCGGCTTTCGCGGGCTTGACCGCCTTGGCGTCGGCGCCGCGCACAAGCGACGCGGCGAGCGGCACGGCGGCCGCGGCGATGGCGGCGTTTTTAACAAAGGAACGGCGGGTGATGGAGGCGTTTTTCATATTATAAGATTGGGCGATTTTAATATAAAAACTTAACCACGGAGGACTCGGGGAAACTTGGAGATTATATTATTCCGATCTCCGTGCCGCTCCGAGTCCTCCGTGGTTAATATTAAACAGGGTTATTATTATTTGTTTATTATTCGAGGTGGAAAACCTCGTTCAGGTCGCGCGACACCGGGCTGTTGTCGGGATTGCTCGGCATGATGTCGCCCATGAACTTCCACCAGCGCTGGCAGGCGTCGGTTTGCGCGACTTGCGCCCAGCGTTCCTCGCTCTCGATTTCCACGTAGCCGAATAGCTGGAGCGTCTTCGGGTCGAGGAAGATCGAGTAGTTGTGGCTGCCGTGGCTCTTGAGCTCGGCGGCGAGATCGGCCCAGATGGGATTGTGGCGGCGCTGATACTCGGCTTCCTTGCCGGGATTCACGCTCATGACGAATGCTTTGCGGATCATTGTTGGAGTGGTTTTTTCTGTTCGATTTAAATCGGAATTTGGAGACGACTTTTATCCTCCCGAGGCCAGTTTGAGCAGCCCCCAGAAGAGCGCGATGATGGCACCGGAGGCGGCGCAACATGCGACAAAACCGACGGCGTCCTGCCTGTCCCACTTTCCAAATTCCCACGACGAGTTTTTGCCGAAGAGCTTGGTGTGGTCGAAGCGGCGCGGGTTGCGGCGCGTTTCCTCGATGGCCTGCGCCTCGAGTTCGGGCGTGTCGCCAACGGGCGTTTTCATTTTGCCATAGAAGAAATCGACCTGCCCGGGGTTGCGGTTCCGCGTCAGGAGGCTCATGAGAATGAGAACGATGAAGGGCAGCGCGGCGTCCACATAGTAGCGGAGGTTTTCGCGATTGCGCGCGCTCATCGTGGCCGAGTCGACGATGCCGAGCTTGGTGGCCATGAAGTTCTCCATGTCGAAACGACCGCTGCCTTTCAGCGGACTGTTGGGGTCGTCCTTGTCCACGCGGGTGACAACCTCCCAGTAAACGGGGGCCGGTTTGCCATCCTTCTCAATGGAGGAAATCGCGAGCGACTGGTTGTTGGTCATCGCCGGAATCCACGGCGCGACAATCGGGAATGCGACATTGAGCGCGATCGCCACGATGATCGCCGTCCACGCGGCGGGCAGCGTCACCCGGCGCCAGAAGAACATAACCATGATCAGCACGCCAAAGGGCACGTTGACGGTGATGACGAGCTTAACGACCGCCATCATGTCCTTCATGAATGTCGCGGCGAAAAGCCCGACGACCAGAACCACGCAAATGGTGCACCGCGCAACAAACACACTTTTCGTCTCGCTGGCGGCGGGATTAAACACGCGGTAGATGTTGCGCGTGAACAAGGCCGAAACCGCGATGGATTTTGCGGCGAGATTCGACATCACGCCGGCGATAACACCCGCGAGCATGAGGCCGATGAATCCGGGGATCGGGCCGAGCAACCGCTCGGAAAGCATGCCCCACGCCGTGTCGGAATCGGCAAGCGCGTCAGGTCCGACAAAGAGCGCCGCGGCAATCAGGCCCGCGAACGTCCACAAAATGATCATCAGGCGTTTGCCGTAGAGACCGGTCACGCCCATGCGGGCGGCGGTTTCGTTTTTCGCGGAGCCCATGATGTTCATGTTCGGACTGAGCGCGTTCATTTGTATAAGGCTTACCAGTGTGATCGCAAATATGCTCCAGCCCGTGAGCGAGCCGCCGAACAAGTCGAACATCTTTGCAGGCACCCTCTCGGCAAGCTGCCCCCAGCCGCCGATCGCGTAGAGTCCGGTCGGGATAAGCAATATGGAGAAAATAATAATCAGCGTGCCCTGCAACGCCTCCGCGACCGCCGCGGCCTGCATGCCGCCGAGCACCATATACGCGCCCACGACCGCGATAAACATTATATAAAAACCCCATTTATACACAGGCGGGCGAAGCACCGACACATTGCTGTATATATCGCCGCGCGCCTTCGCGTCGCGCAAGTCCGCCAGGCGTTGTTGCTGCGCGGGCGTGAGCGGGGTGATGTTTTCAAAACTCTTCGTGTCCGCCGCCATGTCATGGGTGATTTCGGCGATGCGGGCGCGCTGCGCGCCGGTGAGCGCATCGGGCACGATCGCATTCAAACCCGCCAGCTCGGCGGCGATGATCGACACGCGCTGTTGTGTTTCGAGGGCGCGCAACTCGCGGAAACTTTCGACGGCGGCGCGCTCCTCAACCGTCCATGAATCCTCGGCCTTGTTCACCAGCGACGCCGTGATCGTGTAAGCCGTGAAACTGCCGAAACCAATCAGCAGCACCGCCACGCAAATCTGGAACAGCGAATAAAACACGCCCATGCCCTTGCTGTTGAAACGGTCGACAAAAAGATCGGCCATCGTGAGCAGGCGCACGCGGCGAAACCACACGTTCATGAACCAGTAATACGGGTTGATGAACACCGTCTGGAACGAATACCACGCGTTCGACGCGCCGCTTCTGTAAACGAAGCTCGCGTTGGAAACCGCACCCTGCGGCTCGGTGGCGTTGCCGAAGTTGAGGAACGCCTGGTAGAGCTTGCCGAGCTTGCGGCCCGCGAGGAAGTAACTCTCCTCGCCCTTTGACGAGGCGGCTTTGGCGCGCCTCCCGATGTAAACAATCGCCGCGAAATAAGCGAGAACCACCAGGATGTCCAATATTCGGATGCCGTTCATAAAATAATGCGAGTTTGGGTTATTTGATTGATGAAATTGAACAACCCGCCGCAGTGCGTTTAGGGGCAGATATGGAGGGTTGGTTACGGGTGTTTGTCATCGGGGAAAGCGAAACGGGGCGCGTGCGCATTTTCAGCACATTCAACCCGGCTTGCGCCGGCAACATTAACATTTACATGTGAAACAAGCTTGATGTCTTTCGCGAACAGCCAACTCTCTGACAGTAAGAAGCACCCATGTCCTCAACAGCCCCCTCACTCCGCGATCTCGCAAAGACCCTTGGCCTCTCGCACACCACCGTTTCCGAGGCCCTCCGCAACAATCCCCGCGTCAAACCCGAGACGCGCCAGCGCGTGCACGCCGCCGCCAAGGCCGCCGGCTATCAATACAACCCGCTCGCCGGCGCGCTCATGTCCGAAATGCGCCGCTCGCGCGCGACCACCTTTCGCGGCGTGATCGCCATCGTCGATCTCGACGGTCCCGCGGGACGCGCGCCCAGCTCCGCGCGCTACCACCGCGAACTCACCAAGGGCGCCATTGAGCGCGCGGAGGAACTCGGCTTCAAGGCCGAGGTTTTCATCGTGGGGCACGAAGGCATGACGCCCCAGCGCCTCGACACCATACTCCAGTCGCGCGGCATCCGCGGCGTATTCCTGCTCCCCGTCAGCGACAACCCCGACCTCACAAAAATCAACTGGTCGCGCTACGCCAGCATCTACACCGATTACGTGATCGAGCAGCCTGCGCTCCACAACATCTGCCCCAATCACTACCGCGCCATGCTCATGGCGTTGCACCGCCTCCAGTCGCTGGGCTACAAGCGCCCCGGCCTCGTGATTCAACAACACCACGACGAGCGCCTCTTCCACCGATGGGAAGCCGCCTACCAAATCTACCAGCACCACTACAACAACAACGCAACCAAGGTTCCCTCGCTCCTGTCGCGCGAAATCAACCGCGCGGACTTTTCCAAGTGGTTCAAGAAATACAAACCCGACGTCGTGCTCTGCCACCGCGCCGAGGTGCTCGACTGGATGCGCGAGTGCGGCGCGAAGGTTCCGCAGTCGCACGGCTTCTGCTGCCTGAACACAATGATGAACCCCGATGTCGCCTGCGCCGGCCTCGACCTCCAGCCGCGATTGCTCGGCACCCGCGGCATCGAACTCGTCATCGGTCAACTCTACCGCAACGAATGCGGCGTCCCCGAGCTGCGCACCACAACAACCGTCCCCGCCCAATGGGTTGACGGCCCGACGGTGCGGGACCTGAAAAAGAAATAAGCATCCCTTACGATTATTTTCAGGCCTTAACAGGCACAGCGCGCGCCAATCGGGTGCGTCGTTAATGACAGGACGGTGGCGGACTGTCGCTAATGCTCGAAACGCCATTCCGAGCGAAGCGAGATTCTGCCAACCGCAGTGTGTGCCTCTCGCAATTCCCGGCGCGCTCGGCGAGCGCGCCCCACCCTGTCAAAGGTCAAACCGAGCTTACTAATGGTATTTATTTTTCGCTGCGGACTGCCGTGACGATGTCCGGTTTCGCCGGCGGCTTCATGCCTTCGCCGAGATAAAATCCGGGGTGCGGGGGCTGGTTGTAGGTGGTGTTCTGCCACGCGATCGCCAGGCGATACTGGCGGTCGTGCATGAGCGTGTGAAGGCGGTGCTCCGTCGGGATCGTCGTCGTGTAGATGCGCAGTTCGCGGTTGTCCTTCGTGCGCCAGATCACTTCCTCGCGCCAGTCGCCAAAGATGTCGCCGCTCAGGCAGGGCGTGGCCTTGGTGCCGTTGTTGGTCACGCACTCGGGGTCCGAGAAAAGCATGTCAGAGGTTTGCGTTTTCCAATTCCATTTCGAAATCCACGCGCGCTCGCGTCGCGAGTCTCCGTCGAGAAATTCACGCAGGAGATCGCCGTCCCACCAGATGAGAAAGTTTTTTTCGCGCGGGGGCGTTTTTGAGATGACGTTGCCCTTGTTGTCGTAAAGCGCGCCGTAGCTGGCCCACATCTCGTAACCTTTTGTGCGCGGATCAATGTCGGCGGCGACACCGCGGCCGATGTCGGCTTTTTTGCCCCACTCGTCGCCCTTGGGTCCGACGCCGAAGAGCAGCATGCCCGTGCGCGCGTCGCGGTATTCGATGCCCGCGTCGCCATACGAGCTTCGGCTTTCGTGCACCATGAACACTTGCTGTCCGCCGCGATCCGGGTCCATGACGCTCATGTGCAGCGCGTCGCCGTGGCCAAGCCCGGTCGAGTAGAGGCCCGTGCCGTCGTTGTTGATCGCGGCGGCGCCGTAGATGATTTCGTCGCAGCCGTCGCCATCGACATCGCCGACGGTCACGCTGTGCGCGCCCTGGCCATTGTATTTTTTGTTGCCGGGCGTGCCGTCCTCGC
This genomic interval carries:
- a CDS encoding rhamnogalacturonan acetylesterase — encoded protein: MRHLTLITLGLLTLCLARAATGAASDDRPVEDAAKAGLVKKERAELPTLWVIGDSTVRVGTNGQRGWGDELGPFFDTAKINIVNRAIGGRSSRTFLTDGRWDAILKELRPGDVVIMQFGHNDAGPINEKPPRDSKTRARGTIRGNGDETVFVEKNIITGKPETVHSYGWYIRNYVTTAKSKGAIPVVCSPVPRKSWDSESASAKINRASGSYGLWARQAAEQSGALFVDLNEIIARGYEKLGRVAIEPFFADKGTHTTREGAAFNARAVVSGLNSFKDDNPLAAYLSEEGGKVPAFVP
- a CDS encoding Tat pathway signal sequence domain protein, whose translation is MDSHRRARWNQNRQRPRSRSRHARRPSKPLTIKNTADAIEIDTGVIRCAIATKKSDVLITKITRADLGDKAVLVNGRLVALTSDAPDLDGRAGDSKTRAFQGEIDAVTVEQSGPVRAVVKIEGRHAHRLFKAVYLLPFTVRLYFYAGGECVRMMHSFVYDGNVEKDFIRGLGVRFEVPMADAPYDRHVRYVGEGRGLWAEAVMGLTGLRRDPDQRGSNAIKSAQLAGLACPPLSTFNKQVSDRIQYIPEWGDSTLTQLSANGFAIRKRTKAGHAWVDVDQGTRASGTGYIGGAKGGGVVFGLRDFWQRHPVQLDVRNAHTDAAEVTVWMYSPEAPAMDLRFYHDGMGMDTFKKQYDGGLIITYEDYEPGYGDAHGIARSSELFLWAVAATPSRDTIADIAALVRNPAHLVCPPARIHAAKVFGDVWGLPDTSTPVKAALEKRLDWQIDYYKKQIDQRHWYGFWNYGDVMHSYDRDRHVWKYDVGGYAWDNSELSPDLWLWTYYMRTGRADVFRLAEAMTRHTGEVDTYHAGQFAGLGTRHNVQHWGCSAKQVRISTAAYRRIYYYLTADERVGDIMRELLDVDKKLNDIDPARKLENATPLGAYDSRVSFGTDWANLAVAWLTEWERGGDMKYRDKLLRGMRDWGKMPLGFFTSDRYGYKIADGSLEPLTVRGRPGNSTATIGVSHLDSVFGAVETFAELIQLTEGQPEYEGFKKVWLHFCTLYNAPKDEKKAALGADVRGGSLAQAHSRLTAYAAKMTGDKKLAARAWSEFFRNDAADHGDSSGTRHLLETKRIEGPTVLNPVDEAAWVSTNDASQWGLAAMQCLALVGDSIP
- the rhaM gene encoding L-rhamnose mutarotase — protein: MIRKAFVMSVNPGKEAEYQRRHNPIWADLAAELKSHGSHNYSIFLDPKTLQLFGYVEIESEERWAQVAQTDACQRWWKFMGDIMPSNPDNSPVSRDLNEVFHLE
- a CDS encoding sodium:solute symporter family protein, translating into MNGIRILDILVVLAYFAAIVYIGRRAKAASSKGEESYFLAGRKLGKLYQAFLNFGNATEPQGAVSNASFVYRSGASNAWYSFQTVFINPYYWFMNVWFRRVRLLTMADLFVDRFNSKGMGVFYSLFQICVAVLLIGFGSFTAYTITASLVNKAEDSWTVEERAAVESFRELRALETQQRVSIIAAELAGLNAIVPDALTGAQRARIAEITHDMAADTKSFENITPLTPAQQQRLADLRDAKARGDIYSNVSVLRPPVYKWGFYIMFIAVVGAYMVLGGMQAAAVAEALQGTLIIIFSILLIPTGLYAIGGWGQLAERVPAKMFDLFGGSLTGWSIFAITLVSLIQMNALSPNMNIMGSAKNETAARMGVTGLYGKRLMIILWTFAGLIAAALFVGPDALADSDTAWGMLSERLLGPIPGFIGLMLAGVIAGVMSNLAAKSIAVSALFTRNIYRVFNPAASETKSVFVARCTICVVLVVGLFAATFMKDMMAVVKLVITVNVPFGVLIMVMFFWRRVTLPAAWTAIIVAIALNVAFPIVAPWIPAMTNNQSLAISSIEKDGKPAPVYWEVVTRVDKDDPNSPLKGSGRFDMENFMATKLGIVDSATMSARNRENLRYYVDAALPFIVLILMSLLTRNRNPGQVDFFYGKMKTPVGDTPELEAQAIEETRRNPRRFDHTKLFGKNSSWEFGKWDRQDAVGFVACCAASGAIIALFWGLLKLASGG
- a CDS encoding LacI family DNA-binding transcriptional regulator, whose product is MSSTAPSLRDLAKTLGLSHTTVSEALRNNPRVKPETRQRVHAAAKAAGYQYNPLAGALMSEMRRSRATTFRGVIAIVDLDGPAGRAPSSARYHRELTKGAIERAEELGFKAEVFIVGHEGMTPQRLDTILQSRGIRGVFLLPVSDNPDLTKINWSRYASIYTDYVIEQPALHNICPNHYRAMLMALHRLQSLGYKRPGLVIQQHHDERLFHRWEAAYQIYQHHYNNNATKVPSLLSREINRADFSKWFKKYKPDVVLCHRAEVLDWMRECGAKVPQSHGFCCLNTMMNPDVACAGLDLQPRLLGTRGIELVIGQLYRNECGVPELRTTTTVPAQWVDGPTVRDLKKK